A window from Chloroflexota bacterium encodes these proteins:
- a CDS encoding DUF2231 domain-containing protein: protein MELFANTIQDLHAIAVHFPIGLLVVSAGLSAFLFIRTSPSLQHATWFMLWLGTIGAVVSTITGLISHFPYEELEVHSVINIHLFWSFGATALFIAVTMWRGISRWRKRDVGANPLYLVFVLLGIAALTVSGMTGGDLVYEYGINVRGINPLLEQ from the coding sequence TTGGAACTGTTTGCCAACACCATCCAAGACCTGCATGCAATTGCCGTTCATTTCCCGATTGGGCTCCTCGTTGTCAGCGCCGGACTGAGCGCGTTCCTCTTCATTAGAACTAGTCCTTCATTGCAGCACGCTACATGGTTCATGCTTTGGCTGGGGACAATTGGCGCTGTGGTCTCGACGATTACGGGACTGATCTCACACTTTCCATACGAAGAGTTGGAAGTGCACAGCGTCATTAACATCCATCTATTCTGGAGCTTTGGGGCTACTGCCCTCTTCATTGCCGTGACAATGTGGCGAGGGATCTCCCGCTGGCGCAAGCGCGACGTGGGAGCGAATCCCCTTTACCTCGTCTTCGTCTTGCTTGGCATCGCAGCCTTGACGGTTTCGGGAATGACCGGTGGCGACCTGGTCTACGAGTACGGCATCAACGTGCGGGGCATAAATCCATTGCTCGAGCAATAG
- a CDS encoding response regulator transcription factor: MASTVLIVEDDPDTVKLVSLYLQRDGHKVLYAHDGIKGLQLARSAQPDLVVLDLMLPKLNGIEVCRALRQESMVPIVMVTARVEEEDRLKGLDLGADDYVTKPFSPRELAARIRAVLRRSVKDELEGGPAEVAHSGVTVDLHRRKVYADDQKADLTPTEFGILVMLIKEPERTFSREQIIDRVLGFDFQGFDRTVDAHIANIRRKIRPLSGPDHIQTVYGVGYRFSND, from the coding sequence ATGGCGAGTACAGTACTCATAGTTGAAGATGATCCGGATACCGTAAAGCTGGTCAGCCTCTATCTGCAGCGCGATGGGCACAAGGTACTGTATGCGCACGACGGCATCAAAGGCTTGCAGCTCGCCAGGAGTGCCCAGCCGGACCTGGTAGTCTTGGACCTCATGCTCCCAAAACTTAACGGAATCGAAGTGTGCCGGGCATTGCGGCAGGAGTCTATGGTGCCGATTGTCATGGTGACGGCCCGCGTCGAGGAGGAAGACCGCTTGAAGGGACTGGACCTGGGCGCCGATGACTACGTGACCAAGCCGTTTAGTCCCCGGGAACTGGCAGCGCGCATTCGGGCGGTGCTCCGCCGTAGCGTCAAAGATGAACTGGAGGGCGGCCCGGCGGAGGTTGCGCACAGCGGTGTTACCGTTGACTTGCATCGTCGGAAAGTCTACGCGGATGACCAAAAGGCAGACCTGACGCCAACCGAGTTTGGGATCCTTGTCATGCTTATCAAGGAACCGGAGCGGACGTTTTCGCGCGAACAGATCATAGATCGCGTGCTTGGTTTTGACTTTCAGGGCTTTGACCGGACAGTAGACGCACACATCGCTAATATCAGGCGGAAGATCAGGCCACTGAGCGGCCCCGATCACATCCAGACCGTGTATGGCGTGGGCTATAGATTTAGCAATGACTAG
- a CDS encoding ATP-binding protein: MTRWFFSLQFRLIVAFAFVLMLALAAVGLISGLAAEREVEDLRAATNEADLARIHEAFTEFYELRGSWTGVGAIVERASYLTGRDILILNEDDVVLYAPKQASNGRRSLENKNYTDVPVVVDNVDVGSVHVGPVASRPTFRRSRGPGRVAAADETLAEITEPSLRQFADTTFRSLLWSGLGAGLGGILLVSLLSRRMLRSVRRLTSAAQKLGRGDLTQRVTVSGRDEIGELTSTFNAMAEGLENAERQRRNMVADVAHELRTPLTNIRGYVEAVRDGILDADEATIAHIHQQTMYLSKLVEDLRVLAETESADFQLDLEQAILAEVITRSVESFRQQVQSRGIELTCDFRPDEAAAGRLVNIDRTRIEQVMNNLLQNAVTHTPEGGWIGVSIEQHPEKLSVTVADSGEGIPNEDLPYVFDRLYRVDPSRTRSTGGAGLGLTIAKQLVEAHGGTIRAESTLGEGSRFTFTLPRSRNLPRS; encoded by the coding sequence ATGACTAGGTGGTTCTTCAGCCTCCAATTTCGCCTCATCGTCGCGTTCGCCTTCGTACTCATGTTGGCGCTTGCGGCGGTTGGGCTCATCAGCGGACTTGCAGCGGAAAGGGAAGTTGAGGACTTGCGGGCCGCTACCAATGAGGCCGACCTAGCCAGAATTCATGAAGCGTTCACAGAATTCTATGAGCTTAGAGGCAGTTGGACGGGCGTTGGAGCCATTGTTGAACGCGCGAGTTACCTGACAGGCCGTGACATCCTCATTCTCAACGAGGACGACGTAGTTCTCTATGCTCCAAAGCAAGCGAGCAATGGCAGGCGCTCCCTTGAGAATAAGAACTACACCGACGTGCCCGTAGTTGTGGATAACGTAGACGTTGGTTCCGTTCATGTCGGCCCGGTAGCTTCACGCCCCACGTTCAGACGGTCTAGAGGTCCGGGAAGGGTGGCTGCCGCAGACGAGACTTTGGCGGAAATCACGGAACCCTCTCTGCGGCAATTTGCCGATACGACGTTTCGTTCGCTCCTGTGGTCGGGACTTGGTGCGGGCTTGGGTGGAATTCTGCTGGTGTCGTTGCTGTCGCGGAGGATGCTCCGTTCGGTGCGCAGGCTGACGTCCGCGGCGCAGAAGCTGGGAAGAGGCGATCTTACACAACGGGTAACTGTCTCCGGGCGCGATGAAATTGGCGAACTGACGAGCACATTCAATGCCATGGCCGAGGGACTTGAAAACGCCGAGCGGCAGCGCCGCAATATGGTTGCCGACGTGGCGCATGAACTGCGCACACCACTCACGAACATCCGGGGCTATGTCGAGGCGGTTCGCGATGGCATTCTAGATGCGGACGAGGCCACGATTGCGCACATACACCAGCAAACAATGTACCTCTCGAAGCTGGTGGAGGACCTGCGTGTGCTGGCAGAGACCGAATCCGCTGACTTTCAGCTAGATCTTGAGCAGGCGATTCTTGCCGAGGTGATTACGCGGTCGGTGGAGAGTTTTCGACAGCAGGTACAGAGTAGGGGCATTGAATTGACATGTGACTTTAGGCCTGACGAGGCGGCGGCAGGTCGCCTCGTCAATATCGATCGCACGCGTATTGAGCAAGTCATGAACAATCTGCTGCAGAATGCGGTGACGCACACGCCTGAGGGCGGATGGATTGGCGTCTCTATTGAACAGCATCCTGAGAAGCTATCGGTGACGGTCGCCGATAGCGGCGAGGGCATCCCCAATGAAGACCTGCCTTACGTCTTTGATAGGCTGTATCGTGTCGATCCTTCACGTACCCGCAGCACCGGCGGCGCTGGACTCGGACTAACCATCGCGAAGCAGTTGGTCGAGGCCCACGGCGGCACAATCCGGGCTGAGAGCACTCTGGGTGAAGGTAGCCGCTTTACATTCACCTTGCCACGCTCCCGTAACTTGCCACGCTCCTGA